A window of Streptomyces sp. NBC_01689 genomic DNA:
CCGTACCTGGTCGGCCGCCAGGTCCAGTCCGTCGGCCGGTACGCCCAGGAGCCACTCGGCGTCGATGTCGCACCGCCGCGGCAGGGTCGTACCCCCGGCCGGCACCCACCCGGTGAGGACCTGTTTGGACAGCGGAGGACGGTCGTAGGGCTCTCCCAGTTCGTCACCGATCATGGTCAGCGAGCCGGTGAAGCCCTCGCCGCGCAGGGCCTCCGCGGCGCGCAGCCCCGCCAGGGACGCGCCGACGATCACCACCCGGCCGTCCCGCTTGAACCGCTGCAGCGTGTGGGCGCTGCTCATGACGGCGACGTCCCCACCGGCGCGTCCCGCTCCTCCAGCCGGTCGACCAGGATGGCCTGGAGCGGGCAGGCCGCCGCGGCGCGCAGGACCTGCCCGCGCTGGGCGTCGTCGGGGTTCGGGGCGTACATCAGCGCTTCCTCGCCGTGCATCCGGAACGCGTCCGGGGCCAGGAACGCGCACTGGGCGTACCCCTGGCACCGGGAAAGATCGACGACAACTCTCATCCCGGCCTCCATTTCACAGGGCCGCACGGCGGCGGGACCCGGGCGCGCCCTTCGGGTCGCCCACGCGGCACCACCACGGCGCCCTGAAGCGAGAGTCATGCCTTCCAAGAAGAGGTACGGCGATGGCCACCGCGTACGCGCGGGACGTGCCACGCCCGTCGAGGGTCTCGGTCGGACAACTGGTCGTCACGGGGAGGAACTGACCGTCACGACAGGGGCTCCGGCGCCCGGAATTCCTCCCGGGAAGCCTCCCGGGAACGGCCCGGAGAGCCTGACCTTGCCGTCGAAAAGCGTATCCCGCGCCCCTCGGGGCCGCACCCGGGACGGGAGGGCCAAGGACGAGGGCCGGACAGACGAGGGCGCCGACCGGTCCCGTGACCGGTCGGCGCCCTCGTCGCGCCCGTC
This region includes:
- a CDS encoding ferredoxin; amino-acid sequence: MRVVVDLSRCQGYAQCAFLAPDAFRMHGEEALMYAPNPDDAQRGQVLRAAAACPLQAILVDRLEERDAPVGTSPS